DNA sequence from the Pungitius pungitius chromosome 3, fPunPun2.1, whole genome shotgun sequence genome:
CAAAGTAACCGGTGTCACAAAGGtaaacagagacagaaaaatgTATATGATAACACACAGCCACACTTGCATGGTAATCttaatgaatgtgaaaataagAAGGATGTCACTTATGATTAAAAATATTGAGTCAGACAGCAGAGTTGTAGCAAACAAGATGTACCGCGTGGTTGTGTAGAAGTCTTTCACAAAAAAAGTTCTTATGAGCAAAAAGTTGATGAAAAGAAAGACTGACACCAAAACCTGAACAACAACTAACCGATAGTTAATCACGTACTTCGGAGATTCAACACCAACCACTGAGTTATTGGCCGCCATATATTCTTCAGCTATAGCCAGCCGTCCAAGGGCTTGAATCACTGTGACAATCGACCCACCCGTGGCTCTAAAGACAGATTAAAGATATTTGTACAAGTCACAAAGCCCAAATAACAACCTCACAACTTTACATTTTAGCAGATTACAAACAAGTATAATTATATAGTACCAACAATACATGTGACATACATAAAAGCATCAGATTACCAAACCATCTCTTAATGTGACATGGTAGTTCACAGCTCCATATATGAAGGTCCTTTGCTGGGTTTGGGCCTGCCTTCTGGAAGAGGATTGTGTACAATGACTTTATAGGAGCAGATATAACGCAGAGGGAACACCAAATCAGACAATGTCGTCATCTTCTAATTATTGTTAACAACACACCTCACTGGCCATTGTGACTTCAACTAatccctctgtgtgttttaaagttaGACTGTGGTAGATatgcagtaaaaacaaaaacaaaaatataattaatatattttcCAAATTTCAAGGACTTTGTCCTACCATGGTGTTTTGCTATCCAATCACCACAGTCATAAACATGAAAACTCATGACAATTTTTTCCAGTGTCAGAAAGGATGCACCACTGCCTggcaatatatttatttagtccAACAGGAAATCACTAAAGCTAGCAAAAGattctctttcttccttttatttGGGATCACAACAAGTGTATCTGCGTTACAGCGCAGCAGAATCGGTGATTGAGTTGTTGAGAATGTTATTGTAGAGTTCCCCATGCCAGTGATCGTTGGAGCCTATGGGGGTACCTAAAGGGTTCTGTTGCAGTCTTGCACAAAAATTTAAATTGAAAGGTACAGGGAACATCTTATAGATATTATAGCCAACCCTCCCTCTCAGGTCCCACGATTGGACTGAAGCTACATCCATGTGCGTCCAGTGTCCAGTGTTGAAGATTGGAGCAAAGACTCACAAGCCAATACTCAACAAAGAGCCTTGTGCTGGCATGGACCATTACTACCATGGAGCGTGAAAAGAAACGACGCTGACACTTTAGGATAACTCCTCAGTAAGTAGTATTGATCACCTCTGGCATGAACGCTCGCTAAAACGGTCTTCAATGACTGATCCAATGTTATGAAAAGGTGCACTGTGATGGCAGGGAACACGTAGTGGTCTCATGTATATAGAAGTGAGTACAAGTCCCTACACTGCACTACCTGTCACTCATACATGATGCAACCTGAGACTCAATGAGGAATGTGCAAGGGCACCCTTCGGCTGATGCAGTGagacaggggtgtcaaactcatttcaggttcgggccagatactgcccactacGACTGAACgtgggccactgacgatcggtacggctgacggggggcgGGGTGGCGCTGCCAATCCGACCGGTAAACAGTACGGCCGAGGGTTTGCTGACGGCACGGCTGTCACCCGGCGGGCTGTACGCACTCCGGCTGCGGGCCGTACTGGACGGGCACCGGACTCCTCGGCGGGCTGAATGTGGCAACTTTGACATATGTGCAGTAAGGCCTCGTTACTTGTGATGAATGATCTCAAAATGTGtaaatttgtttgtgtattaCATATTGAATTCCATTGGAGGTTCTTTTCTAACTTCACCTGACCCCTTGGCCAGctttgtattgtgttttttgcTATATAGGTGCGGTGCTTACTCTTTCCCATACagttttgatgtatttgttgctGCCATCATAAACGGCAAATGCAGTAGACAATGTAAATGATTAATACTGATTTTGATCTGAGGAGAGATGCGTTTGGTTTTAACTGTTaaaccaggggtgtcaaactccaTTGAGGTTCGGGCCAGAAGCCCACTTCGAGCGAAcacgggccactgacgatcggtgcgaacggctgacgggggggttcGCTGACGGCGGGACGtacgcactccggtggcggGCCGCTCTGGACGGGCAGCCGGACACCAGCGGCGGGCCGCGCGTtcgacatatgtaacctagacaaataacattgACAGTTCAATCTAATTTAATCTACGGTTTAAATACaggtattctgccacatactggtgatGTGAACACGTTtgctctgcgatctccttaacccagtgtttctcaactggtgggtcgcgactcACTAGTGAAGATCtgcgtacttccggtttagcggctacgcttcgtattttcgttttatgggaaaaaccacaaaatgaaTTAACGGATTAAAAGGTTGTCAGtctgtctcgttttttggttctaaacaaAGAACGAGAAAACGACTGCCCACTTCCATTTACTcgttattgattaaaaacaaaaaaggagaaaacaagtgttttctttttctgttttttacggtaaaaggggcgatcaaaaggtacacggaccgaCCTGCGTCCCACCTGTCTTGAAAACCCCTGTTTTAAGATTCCATCTttcgtttagccattttttggggagagTGATATTTGAAAATTGACACATGTGgaatgtaatacagactgtgaggcgcgctTTCGCGGGCCCGTGAATGCACGACGCCACACAGAGAGTGcgttgtgggatttgtagtataatggtgatgcgtgcgatataccggcgggccagctctaatagtgagtttgacacatgtgtgtTAAACtcaatatacaggtgaaactcgaaaaatttgaatatcgtgcaaaagctcattactttcagtaattcaacttaaaaggtgaaactaatatattagtatataggataaatatatatatatatatatataatattttatatagCTATAATCATCtaaatgatatcaaataaaggcttgaaatatctcactttgcatgtaatgagtctatagtatatatagtatataatatattagtttcaccttttaagttgaattactgaaagtaatgagcttttgcacgatattttAATTTTTGAGATTCACCTGTATTATCTTTGTCAtcctttgtgttttattgtgttttagaTTGTGCACTCTCAGGTCTGTGCACTAACTATCAGGAGCTTACGCAGACATATCCCTGCAGgcatggtttgtttttctctgtgtggaTTTAGACTCAAAACACAGCGGCGTTACTAATGAGCCCATCATCACTATTAGAGGCAAATAACGTCCGGGGAAACTCACCAACGATGACATTAATTGGGTCATCAATAATTCACACTACCCTCTGTGGGCTCTCAGCAAAGAGGCATGaaacaaaaggtacaaaaaGTTTTGAAATAGTTGGAAAACTAATGATTTAGTAACGTTATCTAAATCCTGTGGCTCTACCCACATTTAAGTTTCATCCATATGGTTGTCATGGCAATCATTATCCAAATTAGTGATGGAATGCAAtactttctatttcttttttttaatatatcatGTTAAAGAAAATCCTCCAAGGGCCCATGAAGTAAAGCTGTTACATAATTCATTATCCAGCAACAGGATTATTGTGATCACTCCTCAGATGAATAGCATTGTTTGTTGAGTGTGAaggtgttttaaaataaaatattgatacAACTGATACAGTGGGCTGGTCTGAACCTTTTAGTGACACAATTTATTTTACTCAAAGCTAAATCCGTTCAGAAGTAATGTGCATTTTGTTTTAGGTCTCCCTGCAACACGCCcacaccttttttctttttgcacggACACAAACCATCAGCTTCTCCAAATACTTGGACTCAATACCAAAGTTCAGCCTCCTAAGGCAAAAACTGGAGGGTGCCCCAATGGATGGGGATTTATTTTAGACCAAcctttcactttaaaaaacaacaaaacggaGTGGCTGTGTGGCTGTGTGGCCTTTACAGTAAACATTTTCTGATTGTTAGTTCTGAAATGTACTCAGGGAATAAACTGATATTGTTGGCGTGGTTTTgtaatcaaaatatttttatagtcaacataatgatgatgataattagCCAGTAATCTTCATTCCCTTGTCTAACATAAGCTCCAGTGTGACTCCCATGGAGCTTATTAAAAGTGAAGATTAATGGCATCATTAATTATTCAAAGACTCGTGTGTTGATGTTGGCTCGGCCAATTTAAACTCCTGTAATCACTTGTTTGTTTATAGCATGttaataaaactttaaaataaagtaatgctTGAATGTTGTTGaaagaataaaatgtgtttgctttttcctttattttctttgaatatGGTCCCTACAAGTATAGGAAAACATATTGTGAAGTGACCACTGCACTGGTCAGTATAACCCAACACGTGAGAATCTTTAATACATCGCCCATTTCATTACTTTAcagctaaaatgtaataaatggatGACACATTGACCCGACCCCATATTGTGTTAACGTAACATGACACCGAATATTTTCTATATATTCTATATCTATGCTGACGCCGCAAAGAAGTAGTTATCATTGAAGGGCAGATTATAATCTAAACTTTTTCTCACAGTGCAACCCGATTTTTTAAAGGAAGTGTTGTTGTCTGGCAAGGAATAGGTAACATATGTATAATAGATCACATAGATGCACACTATTTTGCGAAAATAACATAATATCCCTTCTAAAAGCCAGCAGATTAACAGTTAAATCCTTTATCCTTATTTTAGTGTCTTGTCATCaattttttcttctgctttaatTAGTTTGGTCATTTTCTACATGCATGTATTTCGGGAAAGGTGTACAGTAAAGGGCATCTAAGGGCCGAAATGTATGACACAGTTCTGTTTCATCATTACACGcctgaatgtaaaatgtttacTTTACGTATACTGATACTTCTGAAATTCAGAAGTAACATTAGGACTAGTAACTTcctgacatttattttaaaactataGTTTAGTGAGTTCACAGGTTGtgattaatatataataaaatcaCTGACTTGTTGGTCTTTGCACGCTAACAGGACGTTGCGGTGCAGGCtgtcttcttgtctgcaagtgttaatatttcacaaaagaGTAACGCGAGTAACAAACTCATTCAAATTGTAGTAATTAACTGCGttacttgatttaaaaaaataattcgtTACATGCTCATTACCGCTAAAAGTACTGGAATTATAGTAACAGTTACTTTGTAACGCGTTAGTTCCAACACTGTTAATGTCAACCAGGACTTTACACACTCCTCATGCCATCGCAGGATGCTGTTTAGCAGTCTAAACATAACTGAGCACAAAAtaatgtggcttttttttccaccacgaGAGTGCAGCAGCTTTCAGCTTGTGACAGCTCCACAGAGGCGGAACCTTTGCGCAGTGACGACGGACCTTTGTAGTGTGGCACAAACATGGCCGCGCTTCGGAAGGTAACAACCTGCCTCCGTCTCCTCAGGTAGGTTGTGTTCGATAACTTTTTAGAGACAACGTTTTTAACACCTCGCACCTTTCCAACATGAACCGCACCGCAGGGTGCAATATTTTCTCTTATTCAAAAGGGATCAACTGAGAATGTTTTGCCCCGAAACCCTTCTagtaacaaaagcaacaaataccGGAAGTTGCCACCAGCACGTTAAACTTATTTCTATTTGCCAACAATTagcatttttttgtcttgtcataCTTTTGTGATGTAATATATAAGATGTTGAACTAGCACCCCGCAATCATAAGGCTTTGGTGGCCACGCGCAATTTATGGCGCGGTAGGTGACCTCCATAACTAACCCTTCAATAAGTACGTGCCAAAGAACTGGGATGTAACGTGAACTCGTTTTGTTCATGTAGCggtacacatttgttttttattttgtttaggaGTTCAGCTCCTGTCCTGTTCACTAGCAGTAAACCTGCAGTCCACAAAGCGGTCAAATGGACAAATATCGTGTACACGGGGATAGCGTCTCTAACTGTGGGCGGCGGGCTTTGTGCTGTACCTTTCAGACAGGTGAGTTGGTGACACATCAACGTTCGAACTGACGTCACGCGTCGGGCCCAACGTTTGAACTGTAACATTATCGACTATAAAGTACCTTTAATGCCTAAGTGTTTAttcttctctgtgtgtctctgttgcaGGTTGAAAATCTCTCTCACGACTCTCTAATCAAACGAGCTGCCTCTCTGGTTACAGACAGTTCAAGCACTTTTCTGTCTCAGACCAGTTTGGCTCTCATAGATGCCATCACAGAGTACTCTAAAGTACGTTTTGATTGTGTGGTAAACTTATTCCAATATCCTAGCCTATATACTAAATTTagtgttattttacattttcaaactgcTGGGATCTAACGTTAACCACCTATAATTACACTTACACGTAAGAAATCCAGAAAAATACGACTTGTCAATGATTCCTGTCAGTAACATTAGCCCACACACTTTGTTGAAACTTGACGTTGACACTGAGTTATGTTTTGTAAATATTCTGAATTGAATATGACTGTTTTGAGGGTGGAGTTGTTTATGCCTAAATCTAACTCTAAAAAGACAGGGATACAAGTTTCAGCATATATTGCCAATCCAATGGTAATTTGTTCAGGTCTATATACAAAAACaccctgtcctgtcctgtggtCGAGATAATCAAcactatttttgttttaatcaactatATTATTTTGAGTTTCCtctgtggttttattttaaatgtaaactatGTCCTTGCTCTGTTTGCTAACAGGCTGTGCACACACTAATAGCCctccaaaaaaaatatttgcaatCACTGGAAAACCTCACTCCTAAAGAAGAGGATACCATCTGGCAGGTGATCATTGGTCAGCGTTCACAGGTTAGTTTGTGTTTTCTACTGAGAAAAGTACTTAATAATAAACTTGATTGTAGCAGGACCCTTTCGTCTTTTTAATTgacttaatttaattatttcctGTTAAACAATCCATTGTAAATCTGTACGTCTCAACTTAATGATTCTTCTTCCCCTGACAGATTAGTGACCGACAAGATGAATGCAAGCGCTTTGAGTCATCTTGGGTCAGTGCAGTCAAGCTGTGTGAAACAGCAGCTGAGGCGGCATACATCTCGGGTGTGTAAAAGACAATGTCCGAGTTAGATTTTAATGCAGTGCAAACTCTTTTGATGTCGTGGTTGAATTGTTGaggctgtcttttttttagggTTCTTGTGACAATGATTAAATGTGTACAGCTGTGAAACATCTTCTCCAAGCTTTGCACGTCGCCGTCTGTGCCCGTTCCCATTCAGCTGCTGTCAGTGTTACACTTTGAGCAGTGTATGGATCATTTGCTGTCACTCAGTATGGCTTTTTGTTTAACAAAATGGAGATAATAGACAGGAGTATCTTGTCGATGACCACGCTTAATGTCTGGAGTTAAGCTGGTTTTATGTCAACCTTTtgatctttctttttgtgtgtgtttccaggagCTGAACATGCATCTATCACAATGAGGACCAACATCCAGGTGGCCCAATCGCAGGTGGAGAATGCACAGAAAGTGTCATTGGATACAGATAGGAAGTTAGCCGAGACTAAAGTAATGGAGGTTGAAAGGGTGATGCAATATGTTGCCTCCTCACATAATAAcgttgaagaggaggaggtgcctGAGGCGTATCTAAGAGAAGACTGAAACAAATGTAccaaaagaaaattgaaaaaaacatgaaaaaaggtttgattccttctttttttcatacttagtgatttcttctctctttttgagTATTTAACGTCTTTGGCTGtggattgttttgtgttttgtgctcaGATGAATAGGCTTATATCTGCACAAAAGCAGTAATTCTGAAAAAGTGAATCACACAAAATTAGGACGTCTTCACAATTCAACACTGCCTGTTCAGTGTTTGGTGATTTAAGACTATAAGAATAATGATTTCCAACTGCTTCTAAAACAAAGAGTATTATGTTTTTGACTCATTGTAATGTGATTTTTgtgttataaaaaataaataagacacaCTACGAAATCTTTTGGGTTTTTTCCatctgaaaacaaaacattttcattgatgTTTCAACCGCTTGTTTAGTTGTATCACATCATTGCATTGATACAAATTACTTCAAAATATTCAACCAGCGGAAAAAAATCTTGATATAATGATGTGTTATTTGGTTGCCGAAAAATGAGAGATGTAATTCGAGTCAAGTGTGGTCATCTTGGCAAATATTTTCTGTAATAGAGTGAATAAGATCCATTTTGTAAACACTGACACCCAGAGATACTTTCTTTGTGAAATTCAACCGGCTTGTGctaccactttttttttttacattttactctGTAGTTGTGAATGAATCCACATAAATTTGAATTAGCAAGTGTTTCCTTTGAATTCCAACGTTCTGAGAACATCTTGAAGGTATAGTGTTGCTTTACTCGTTATGTGTATCACTCTTtctcactcaacaacgcttcAGTCTCTTTAAATTACGCATGTCCTGACATTGCTGCAAAGCTTTTAGAGCGTTCCTCAACTGACCTCCCCTGTCATCACTTCATCTCCAGCATACACCTTGTTCCACAATATCACAGGAAACAAGCCGCTCTGGTCAAAAGATGGTTTtctgagaggggaaaaaaatgagaaCAATTTCATAAAGGAGTTTGGTTTCCATCAGTTACTCACTGATCCAGATTTGTGGTCAGGTGATAAAACTTGTGGAGTACTTTAGTCTTCAAAAAGATCATGTGCCTATTATGTACAGTAAGAAAAAGTGGGAAAACACTGTGAACCCTTCCTTTTTATTCCAGCAGATGGCATTCTAAATCCATTGTGgcactttaatttttaattatttctacAGCTGGATGCACTATATTTGCATTTTCATCCACTTCAGTTCAAGTTGATTCACTGGAGTaactattttacattgtttatacTTTTCTATGGTGTTTAAAACCAAGATGGTTAGAGAACCGTC
Encoded proteins:
- the LOC119226590 gene encoding diablo IAP-binding mitochondrial protein-like, encoding MAALRKVTTCLRLLRSSAPVLFTSSKPAVHKAVKWTNIVYTGIASLTVGGGLCAVPFRQVENLSHDSLIKRAASLVTDSSSTFLSQTSLALIDAITEYSKAVHTLIALQKKYLQSLENLTPKEEDTIWQVIIGQRSQISDRQDECKRFESSWVSAVKLCETAAEAAYISGAEHASITMRTNIQVAQSQVENAQKVSLDTDRKLAETKVMEVERVMQYVASSHNNVEEEEVPEAYLRED